Proteins encoded within one genomic window of Methanosarcina barkeri str. Wiesmoor:
- a CDS encoding TraB/GumN family protein produces MSKPEITDSQDKDPDYNFHSSSQESIYSMDKLVTESAENFTSVGKSKIPGSSINMPQEEKTSVPASKIEPDELETKLETKLETKLDISSEIIAESIPDSASEVSIPSSSQFSDAHQAEYQPSKIVLIGTAHVSEKSVAEVKAAIRDLKPDIVAVELCRGRYDSLKGNVQEKQVPIKDILSEGKVNYYVIHWLLAYVQKKIGDDMGVRPGAEMLSAIEEAESIGAKVALIDRDIQVTLQRFWGKMKFLEKVKMIGSLLGGLIGIGKGTEIDIDKITETDVVTGLVNELRDFAPTAAEVLIDERDAYLAGSILNVAAGGNKTVVVVIGAGHKPGVTKYLKNPKSVPSLSNLMQVPKKRIGLGKIVGFAFVAVIVGFFLILLLSGVPLKLLLIAFGWWFIITGTLSAIGTLLAGGHPYSVLTAFSVAWLTTLHPLIAAGWFAGLVEAKQRNPTTADIKALAGVETFREMFKNKFMRVLLVASFANIGSMTGTFVAAYVMLHVTGIDPRDVLLSGFNALGL; encoded by the coding sequence ATGAGCAAACCTGAAATTACAGATTCTCAGGACAAGGACCCTGACTACAATTTTCATAGTTCATCTCAGGAGTCAATATATTCTATGGACAAACTTGTGACCGAATCCGCAGAAAACTTCACTTCTGTTGGAAAGTCTAAAATTCCGGGTTCTTCAATTAACATGCCGCAGGAAGAAAAAACTTCTGTGCCAGCATCCAAAATAGAACCTGACGAACTTGAAACAAAACTTGAAACAAAGCTTGAAACAAAGCTTGACATCAGTTCCGAAATTATTGCAGAATCTATTCCTGATTCGGCTTCCGAAGTTTCAATTCCTTCATCTTCCCAATTCTCTGATGCACATCAGGCTGAGTATCAGCCATCAAAAATTGTGCTTATAGGAACCGCCCATGTCTCTGAAAAGAGTGTTGCTGAGGTCAAGGCCGCTATAAGGGATCTAAAACCGGATATCGTAGCTGTCGAGCTTTGCAGGGGACGTTATGATTCCCTGAAGGGTAATGTGCAGGAAAAACAGGTTCCTATTAAGGACATTCTTTCTGAAGGTAAGGTTAACTATTACGTTATTCACTGGCTGCTTGCCTATGTGCAGAAAAAAATCGGTGATGATATGGGTGTAAGACCCGGAGCCGAGATGCTTTCCGCAATCGAGGAAGCCGAGTCTATAGGAGCTAAAGTTGCCCTAATTGACCGTGATATCCAGGTGACCCTTCAGCGTTTCTGGGGAAAAATGAAGTTCCTGGAAAAAGTCAAAATGATTGGCTCCCTGTTAGGTGGCCTAATAGGAATAGGAAAAGGAACCGAAATAGATATTGATAAAATTACAGAAACCGATGTTGTAACTGGTCTCGTAAATGAACTCAGAGATTTTGCCCCGACTGCAGCAGAGGTTCTCATTGATGAAAGGGATGCATATCTAGCAGGAAGCATCCTCAATGTCGCGGCAGGTGGAAACAAAACTGTTGTCGTGGTAATTGGAGCCGGACATAAACCGGGAGTAACTAAGTACCTGAAAAATCCGAAAAGCGTTCCTTCTCTGAGTAATCTTATGCAGGTTCCAAAGAAACGTATAGGTCTTGGAAAGATTGTTGGCTTTGCTTTTGTCGCCGTTATAGTTGGATTCTTTTTAATACTGCTGCTTTCTGGCGTTCCGCTGAAACTCCTTTTAATAGCCTTTGGATGGTGGTTTATTATTACAGGAACCCTCAGTGCAATCGGTACTTTACTTGCAGGCGGCCATCCTTACTCAGTTCTGACTGCCTTTTCGGTTGCCTGGCTAACTACTTTGCACCCTCTTATTGCCGCAGGCTGGTTTGCTGGTCTTGTAGAAGCGAAACAGCGAAACCCTACTACTGCGGACATAAAAGCCCTGGCAGGAGTAGAAACTTTCAGGGAAATGTTCAAAAATAAGTTCATGCGAGTCCTCCTTGTCGCAAGCTTTGCAAACATAGGAAGTATGACAGGGACTTTCGTTGCAGCTTATGTCATGCTGCATGTAACTGGCATTGATCCGAGAGATGTTCTACTTTCTGGGTTCAATGCACTCGGACTCTAA